A stretch of the Alnus glutinosa chromosome 6, dhAlnGlut1.1, whole genome shotgun sequence genome encodes the following:
- the LOC133870957 gene encoding choline monooxygenase, chloroplastic isoform X2 yields the protein MILRPIATHLHLQRPQYPNEKTQSNRHQEHHRRPLAAAFCSLRRPIPPPFYSTCDDVSLQQLVHQFNPKVPIEEAVTPPSSWYTDPSFFDLELHRVFYRGWQAVGYIQQIKDPRDFFTGRLGNVEFVVCRDDDGKIHAFHNVCRHHASLLASGSGQKSCFVCPYHAWTYGLDGQLVKATRITGIQNFNEFGLIPIKVATWGPFVLLNLDNEIFPPGEADSHIVASEWLGSCSNILSTNGVDSSLSYVCRREYTIECNWKVFCDNYLDGGYHVPYAHKGLAFGLQLQSYSTTIFEKVSIQSCEGGSMKSDRLGSKALYAFIYPNFMINRYGPWMDTNLVLPLGPKKCQVVFDYFIEASLKDDKDFIESSLEDSERVQMEDIVLCEGVQKGLESPAYSIGRYAPTVEKAMHHFHILLHQNLTNDCVVD from the exons ATGATACTCAGACCCATTGCtacccatctccatctccaacGACCTCAATACCCAAACGAGAAAACCCAGTCCAATAGACACCAAGAGCACCATCGTCGACCTCTCGCTGCAGCCTTCTGCTCTCTCCGCAGACCAATCCCTCCCCCCTTCTACTCTACTTGCGACGATGTGTCACTCCAACAACTGGTCCATCAGTTCAACCCTAAAGTTCCCATAGAAGAGGCCGTCACTCCGCCCAGCTCATGGTACACCGACCCTTCCTTTTTCGACCTTGAACTTCACCGCGTCTTCTACCGGGGCTGGCAGGCCGTAG GATATATTCAACAGATAAAAGATCCTCGTGACTTTTTCACTGGCAG ATTGGGGAATGTAGAGTTTGTGGTTTGTCGAGATGATGATGGGAAGATTCATGCTTTTCATAATGTCTGTCGCCATCATGCCTCTCTGCTTGCATCAGGAAGCGGGCAGAAGTCTTGCTTTGTGTGCCCTTATCAT GCATGGACATATGGATTGGATGGACAGCTTGTTAAGGCAACTAGGATAACAGGAATACAGAATTTCAAT GAGTTTGGGCTTATACCAATAAAAGTAGCTACTTGGGGGCCATTCGTTCTTCTCAACTTGGACAACGAGATATTTCCTCCAGGGGAAGCTGATAGTCATATAGTGGCCAGTGAATGGCTTGGTAGCTGCTCAAATATACTGAGTACCAACGGAGTTGATTCTTCCCTAAGTTATGTTTGTAGACGTGAATACACTATTGAATGCAACTGGAAG GTGTTTTGTGACAACTATTTAGATGGTGGATATCATGTACCATATGCACATAAAGGCCTAGCATTTGGTCTTCAGCTTCAATCCTACTCCACCACA ATTTTTGAAAAGGTTAGCATCCAAAGTTGTGAAGGTGGCTCAATGAAGAGTGATAGACTTGGATCAAAGGCTCTATATGCTTTCATTTATCCAAACTTCATGATCAATAG GTATGGACCTTGGATGGACACCAATCTAGTTCTCCCACTTGGACCCAAGAAATGTCAAGTGGTATTCGATTACTTTATTGAAGCTTCTCTTAAG GATGATAAAGATTTTATAGAGAGCAGTTTAGAAGACAGTGAAAGAGTTCAG ATGGAAGATATTGTGCTATGCGAAGGTGTTCAAAAGGGCCTTGAATCACCTGCCTATTCTATTGGCAGATATGCTCCTACTGTTGAGAAGGCCATGCACCATTTCCACATTCTGCTtcatcaaaacctaacaaatgATTGTGTTGTTGATTAA
- the LOC133870957 gene encoding choline monooxygenase, chloroplastic isoform X1 produces the protein MILRPIATHLHLQRPQYPNEKTQSNRHQEHHRRPLAAAFCSLRRPIPPPFYSTCDDVSLQQLVHQFNPKVPIEEAVTPPSSWYTDPSFFDLELHRVFYRGWQAVGYIQQIKDPRDFFTGRLGNVEFVVCRDDDGKIHAFHNVCRHHASLLASGSGQKSCFVCPYHAWTYGLDGQLVKATRITGIQNFNVNEFGLIPIKVATWGPFVLLNLDNEIFPPGEADSHIVASEWLGSCSNILSTNGVDSSLSYVCRREYTIECNWKVFCDNYLDGGYHVPYAHKGLAFGLQLQSYSTTIFEKVSIQSCEGGSMKSDRLGSKALYAFIYPNFMINRYGPWMDTNLVLPLGPKKCQVVFDYFIEASLKDDKDFIESSLEDSERVQMEDIVLCEGVQKGLESPAYSIGRYAPTVEKAMHHFHILLHQNLTNDCVVD, from the exons ATGATACTCAGACCCATTGCtacccatctccatctccaacGACCTCAATACCCAAACGAGAAAACCCAGTCCAATAGACACCAAGAGCACCATCGTCGACCTCTCGCTGCAGCCTTCTGCTCTCTCCGCAGACCAATCCCTCCCCCCTTCTACTCTACTTGCGACGATGTGTCACTCCAACAACTGGTCCATCAGTTCAACCCTAAAGTTCCCATAGAAGAGGCCGTCACTCCGCCCAGCTCATGGTACACCGACCCTTCCTTTTTCGACCTTGAACTTCACCGCGTCTTCTACCGGGGCTGGCAGGCCGTAG GATATATTCAACAGATAAAAGATCCTCGTGACTTTTTCACTGGCAG ATTGGGGAATGTAGAGTTTGTGGTTTGTCGAGATGATGATGGGAAGATTCATGCTTTTCATAATGTCTGTCGCCATCATGCCTCTCTGCTTGCATCAGGAAGCGGGCAGAAGTCTTGCTTTGTGTGCCCTTATCAT GCATGGACATATGGATTGGATGGACAGCTTGTTAAGGCAACTAGGATAACAGGAATACAGAATTTCAATGTAAAT GAGTTTGGGCTTATACCAATAAAAGTAGCTACTTGGGGGCCATTCGTTCTTCTCAACTTGGACAACGAGATATTTCCTCCAGGGGAAGCTGATAGTCATATAGTGGCCAGTGAATGGCTTGGTAGCTGCTCAAATATACTGAGTACCAACGGAGTTGATTCTTCCCTAAGTTATGTTTGTAGACGTGAATACACTATTGAATGCAACTGGAAG GTGTTTTGTGACAACTATTTAGATGGTGGATATCATGTACCATATGCACATAAAGGCCTAGCATTTGGTCTTCAGCTTCAATCCTACTCCACCACA ATTTTTGAAAAGGTTAGCATCCAAAGTTGTGAAGGTGGCTCAATGAAGAGTGATAGACTTGGATCAAAGGCTCTATATGCTTTCATTTATCCAAACTTCATGATCAATAG GTATGGACCTTGGATGGACACCAATCTAGTTCTCCCACTTGGACCCAAGAAATGTCAAGTGGTATTCGATTACTTTATTGAAGCTTCTCTTAAG GATGATAAAGATTTTATAGAGAGCAGTTTAGAAGACAGTGAAAGAGTTCAG ATGGAAGATATTGTGCTATGCGAAGGTGTTCAAAAGGGCCTTGAATCACCTGCCTATTCTATTGGCAGATATGCTCCTACTGTTGAGAAGGCCATGCACCATTTCCACATTCTGCTtcatcaaaacctaacaaatgATTGTGTTGTTGATTAA